Proteins co-encoded in one Streptomyces sp. JH34 genomic window:
- a CDS encoding ubiquitin-like protein Pup — MATKDTGGGQQKATRSTEGTEEQAQDAQASEDLAERQEKLSDDVDDVLDEIDDVLESNAEDFVRSFVQKGGE; from the coding sequence ATGGCGACCAAGGACACCGGCGGCGGACAGCAGAAGGCGACACGTTCCACCGAGGGGACCGAGGAGCAGGCGCAGGACGCGCAGGCCTCCGAGGACCTCGCGGAGCGACAGGAGAAGCTCAGCGACGACGTCGACGACGTCCTCGACGAGATCGACGACGTACTCGAGTCCAATGCCGAGGATTTCGTACGCTCGTTCGTCCAAAAGGGCGGCGAGTAG
- the prcB gene encoding proteasome subunit beta yields MEANTRSTGRLPAAFLTPGSSSFMDFLSDHSPEILPGNRSLPPLQGAVEAPHGTTIVAASFPGGVVLAGDRRATMGNMIAQRDIEKVFPADEYSAVGIAGTAGLAVEMVKLFQLELEHFEKVEGATLSLEGKANRLSTMIRSNLAMAMQGLAVVPLFAGYDVDREKGRIFSYDVTGGRSEEHGYASTGSGSVFARGSMKKLYRDDLTEEQTLTLVVQALYDAADDDSATGGPDVARRIYPIVTVITDEGFRKLDDTESSEIARAILERRLEQPDGPRAALL; encoded by the coding sequence GTGGAAGCCAACACTCGTAGCACCGGGCGTCTACCAGCTGCCTTCCTGACGCCGGGTTCGTCGTCGTTCATGGACTTCCTGTCCGACCACTCACCCGAGATCCTTCCCGGCAACCGCAGCCTGCCGCCGCTGCAGGGCGCCGTCGAGGCGCCGCACGGCACGACCATCGTCGCGGCCAGCTTCCCCGGCGGCGTCGTGCTCGCCGGTGACCGGCGGGCGACCATGGGGAACATGATCGCGCAGCGCGACATCGAGAAGGTGTTCCCGGCCGACGAGTACTCGGCGGTCGGGATCGCCGGCACTGCGGGTCTCGCCGTGGAGATGGTCAAGCTGTTCCAGCTGGAGCTGGAGCACTTCGAGAAGGTCGAGGGCGCCACCCTCTCCCTCGAGGGCAAGGCCAACCGGCTCTCCACGATGATCCGCAGCAATCTGGCGATGGCCATGCAGGGTCTGGCGGTCGTCCCGCTCTTCGCCGGGTACGACGTCGACCGTGAGAAGGGCCGGATCTTCTCCTACGACGTCACAGGCGGGCGTTCCGAGGAGCACGGCTACGCGTCCACCGGCTCGGGTTCCGTCTTCGCCCGCGGGTCGATGAAGAAGCTGTACCGCGACGACCTGACGGAGGAGCAGACGCTCACCCTGGTCGTGCAGGCGCTGTACGACGCCGCCGACGACGACTCGGCGACCGGTGGCCCGGACGTGGCCCGCCGGATCTATCCGATCGTCACCGTCATCACCGACGAGGGCTTCCGCAAGCTGGACGACACGGAATCCTCGGAGATCGCGCGAGCGATCCTGGAGCGCCGGCTCGAGCAGCCCGACGGCCCCCGTGCCGCGCTGCTCTGA
- the prcA gene encoding proteasome subunit alpha has product MSTPFYVSPQQAMADRAEYARKGIARGRSLVVLQYADGIVFVGENPSRALHKFSEIYDRIGFAAAGKYNEYENLRIGGVRYADLRGYTYDRDDVTARGLANVYAQTLGTIFSSAAEKPYEVELVVAEVGAGPEGDQIYRLPHDGSIVDEHGSVAVGGNAEQISNFLDQRHRDGMSLAEALKLAVQALSREANGNEREIPAERLEVAVLDRTRPQQRKFKRIVGRQLTRLLDADGAGATPTDAPSDAEDAEDGGTSAGGADTPAKGTDASDEGTKE; this is encoded by the coding sequence GTGTCGACGCCGTTCTATGTCTCACCTCAGCAGGCCATGGCCGACCGGGCGGAATACGCCCGGAAGGGCATCGCCCGTGGTCGCAGCCTGGTCGTGCTGCAGTACGCCGACGGCATTGTGTTCGTCGGCGAGAACCCGTCCCGCGCGCTGCACAAGTTCAGCGAGATCTACGACCGGATCGGCTTCGCCGCCGCCGGCAAGTACAACGAGTACGAGAACCTCCGGATCGGCGGCGTCCGTTACGCCGATCTGCGCGGTTACACCTACGACCGTGACGACGTCACGGCCCGTGGGCTGGCCAACGTCTACGCGCAGACGCTGGGCACCATCTTCTCCAGTGCGGCCGAGAAGCCGTACGAGGTGGAACTGGTGGTCGCCGAGGTCGGCGCGGGGCCCGAGGGCGACCAGATCTACCGGCTGCCGCACGACGGCTCGATCGTCGACGAGCACGGCTCGGTAGCGGTCGGCGGGAACGCCGAGCAGATCAGTAACTTCCTCGACCAGCGCCACCGCGACGGGATGTCCCTCGCCGAGGCGCTCAAGCTGGCCGTGCAGGCGTTGTCGCGCGAGGCCAACGGCAACGAGCGGGAGATCCCGGCCGAGCGGCTCGAGGTCGCGGTCCTGGACCGGACGAGGCCGCAGCAGCGCAAGTTCAAGCGGATCGTCGGCCGCCAGCTGACCAGGCTGCTGGACGCGGACGGCGCGGGGGCGACCCCGACGGACGCGCCGTCCGACGCCGAGGACGCGGAGGACGGCGGAACCTCGGCCGGCGGCGCCGACACCCCCGCGAAGGGCACCGACGCCTCCGACGAGGGAACG